DNA sequence from the Paenibacillus physcomitrellae genome:
TTTACGTTTCGGCAAAGATCAATCGTTGACCGGAAGCTGGAATCAATGCCCGTCGGATTGGTCAATAAAGCGAACCTTTTTCCATTCAAAAGCTTCGACCCTAGTCTTGTCAGTTGGTCAGCCCCGGTCTGAACGATTCCTGTCATTTGTAATCCCCCTCTCCAACAAAGATATGGTAACTTTCTTTACACCGAAAATTATAACAGTATAAAACAAAATTTCAATATAAAATTTTACTTCAAAATTAACAACAAATTGCACGACACAAAAACATATATATTAGAATCTATTTTATAATATAACCCTGATAAACCTTTATTTTATAGTGATTCTTAATATTTTTCATCCCGATAAGTAATTATTTTTTTGAAATTTTATTTTACATAAATGGATTTTTGACTTATTCTATTAATGTATTGAAAATGAATGTAAATTACATCTTATGTGATATCTGGAGCGGAGGGACTATGAGACACGTCATCGGAATAGATGGAGGCGGTACAAAAACCGAATTACAAGTGGCCGACCTAAGCGGGGATACGCTGATAACCCTTGGCGGGGGCTCCAGCAACGTAAAAGCGGTGGGGTTAAAGCGGGTATTGGAAGTCGTTCATCTTATGTTAGAAGAAATTTATAAAAAACACGGTCTCTTACCGAAAGACTGCATAGGCATCTGCCTTGGACTAGCGGGCACCGAGCAACAGGATGAAAGAAACGTTGTTGCCTCCCATGTCCGCCATTACTTTGAGAAACAAGGCCATACGGATATTGGAATCCAGGTTACAAACGATGCCGAAATCGCACTTGCGGCCGCTTTCGGGAAGAACCGAGGAGTGATGGCTATCAGCGGCACCGGATCCATCGTTTTCGGCATTGCCTCATCGGGAGAGCATCACCGCACTGGAGGATGGGGGCATCTGTTGGGGGATAAAGGAAGCGGCTATGAAATCGGCCTCTCCTCCCTTCAAGCCGTCATGTTAAGCTTCGATGGAGTAAAACCTCCAACCCTGCTTACCCCTTTCATCTTAAGAAAGTTAGGACTATCTGCTCCGCCGGAGCTTAGAAGCGTCATGTATCAATCCCACATCGAGAAGAAACATATCGCCGAGCTAGCCGAAGCCTGCATCCAAGCCGCCGAAGAACAGGATACAGCCGCTTTGCACATCTTGTGCACGGCCGCTGAAGATTTAGCAGCTTTGACAGCGGCACTTCGCAGACAGGACCTCTCATTCTCTGGTGTCCCCCAAGGAGTAACGGGGTCGATCTTCAAACACTCTTCGTTATTCCTGAACTTTTATAAAGAACAGCTCGAGAAGCATTGCGGATCTGTCTCCATCATCCAAACCGAGCATCGACCTGTCTATGGAGCCGTGAATCTGGCGTTACGATTGAAGGAGGGACCATAATGAAAGAACAATTGCATATGCTGGCGACCGAGCAGCAGAATCCGAATACTCGACATATTGACCGCCAGCCCCCGGAAGAAATGTTACGTCTGATCAATCAGGAGGACCATCTTGTTCCCCAAATCATCGAGCAATGTATCCCTGAAATTGCAAAAGCTGTCGTTGCCATTAGGGATGCCTTTGCCGCTGGCGGAAGACTGCTTTATTATGGAGCCGGAACAAGCGGGCGTTTAGGCATTCTGGATGCGGCAGAATGCCCGCCCACTTACGGAACGCCTCCCGAGCAAATCGTCGGGATGATTGCCGGCGGACAGCAGGCCATCCAGCATGCCGTGGAGGGCGCTGAAGATAATGAAGAGGCAGGCAGGATTGACGTAGAGCAGATGAAAGTGACCGCCTTGGACGTGGTCGTCGGCATATCGGCCAGCGGGCGTACCCCCTACGTGGTCGGCGCGATGAAGAAGGCATCCGAGCTCGGCTGCACCGTAGTGGGGATTGCCAATAACCGCAACTCTGTTATGAAGCAGATTGCTACCATCATGATCGAGGCCGAGGTAGGCCCAGAAGCGATCCTCGGCTCGACCCGAATGAAAGCCGGAACGGCACAGAAGCTCATTCTGAACATGTTGACCACTTCATCCATGATTCTCAGCGGCAAGGTATACGACAACCTGATGGTAGATATGCAGCCATCCAACCTAAAGCTTGTTGACCGGGCCAAACGTCTCATCGCTTTGGCCACTGGAGCGGATGACCATACAATAGAGCAGGCCTACGAAGCCTCAGGCCGAAATATCAAAGCAGCTATCGTCATGATACAGTCCGACTCTCATCCCGATCAGGCCAGAACCCTACTGGTGCAGTCAGGCGGATTCGTCGAAGAGGCCATTCGAATGGCTCGGTCGGAGGTTTAGAAGAACCCAGCTGTGTCCAAAGTCTCCCCGCCCATTTGTAGTGCCAAGTTCATCTATGCTATCCTTTTAATACAAATATTTAAGGCAAAGGAGGAGAGCGCTTATGAGGCAACGCCGATTGGGTTTCAACCCTCTGAGGCTGCTGTGCTTGTTAGCGCTCTCCTTTGTCCTTTTCCTGACCCCTTCCCACAGCGCCGCGGCGGCTGCCGTTTCTTCGTTCACCTGGGTTCATCCGATTGCGGAAACCAGTGACAGGACAGAATCCGAGGAAATGGAGAATTCCGTTCAGTTCCGTCCCGTTGTCCGCGCGTCCCTTCAGCATGTCCTCAAAGATACCCTGCGCTTTGCAGCGATGTTCCTGCTCATTCTATCTTTGCTGTGCTCCGCTTATCAGGCCTTATCTCTCATGGCCTTCCGCCCCATTATTTCAGGACGTATCAAACGAATCATGCTCCACCCTGTTAAATTCACCTCCAGATTTGTGGTTTAAATTCCTCTACAACCTATTCGGATGTTCCGGTATCCCGTTTAATGAAGCCCGATTTTGAAGCCAATTTTTTTGAAGGTATTCACGGGCCTGCCTTCATGCTGCCATTTTTCGAATTTCGATGCTGCACCTAAAGATATAAACGCTGGAACCGGAGGAATATAAACTTGAAACTGGAGGAAGATATAGATGAATTTGAAGGAAACCGACCTGCCGGGTATCGGCAAGAAATTTGTGATAGCCACCCGCAGCGGCGACAAGCTGGTGATTATCGTGCATGATGACGGAAGACGCGAGCTGTACCATTTTAATCATGACGATGCCGATGAAAGTATATCCATGGTTACGCTTGATGATGACGAAGCGAGACATATCTCCGCTATTGTGGGCGGGATCACCTATAAGCCCAAAGCACTGGAAACTATTGAAGTGGCACTGGATGATTTGATCATTGAATGGTACCGCATTGAAAGCGGCTTTAAATGCATCGGGCTTTCCATTGGCGAATTAAATGTAAGACAACAAAGCGGTGCAACCATCATTGCCTTGATCGACCCTAAAAAAGGGAAAACCATCAATCCGGGTCCAGATGTCGTCATTACAGAAGGCACGCTGTTAGTTGCCCTGGGCGAACGCCAGCATCAGAAGCAGCTCCGTCAAGTCCTCTTGAACGGAGGCGGTTAATTTGGACCATCTGATATTTGAAATCGGATTGGCTGTAGCTTTGATCGCCGTTGGGGGTTTCCTATCCGGCAAACTCAAATTTTCGGTCGTTCCGTTCTACATCCTCATCGGCATGGCTGTCGGACCACATGCGGGTCAAATCTGGCATCTGGACTTTCGATTTATCGAAAGTGCGCCGTTGATTGAATTTATGGGCCGAATCGGTGTATTGTTTCTACTTTTCTATTTAGGATTGGAATTTTCGATAGGACGGCTGATCAAATCAGGAAAATCCATTGCCGTTGGCGGAACCATTTACATTGTCATAAACTTTACGCTTGGACTTTTGTTTGGCTGGGGTGCCGGGTTCCCTCTTCAGGAAACGTTGGTCGTCGCCGGGATCACAACCATCTCTTCAAGCGCAATTGTGGCCAAGGTACTGGTTGACCTGAAACGAACGGCAAATCCTGAAACGGAAATGATCTTGGGGATCATTATGTTCGAAGACGTTTTTCTCGCCGTTTATATATCTATCTTATCCGGTCTGGTGCTCAGCGGGTCAACCACCCTTGGGGGCGTGTTATTGTCGGCCCTGTTGGCTCTTGGCTTCATGCTGACGCTCCTGATTGTCGGTCGCAAAGCCGTGCCTTTGCTGAATAAATGGCTGAACGTTTCCAGCAATGAGCTGTTTGCCTTGATTATCTTTGCTTTGCTGTTCATCATAGCCGGTTTCTCGGAGACTATTCACGTTGCCGAAGCGATCGGTGCGCTGCTGGTTGGCCTGATTCTCGCCGAAACCGAGCACGTCCACCGAATAGAACGCCTGATCATTCCGTTTCGGGACTTTTTCGGGGCGATCTTCTTCTTCAGCTTTGGCCTCACCATCGACCCTCTCGCCCTGGGAGGCGCCTTGTGGTATTCGCTTGGAGCGGTAATCGTGACTTTAATCGGCAACTTTATAGCAGGCATGATTGCCGGACGGAGCGCCGGCCTATCCGCTAAAGCTTCCTCCAATATTGGTTTAACGATCGTATCGCGGGGAGAATTCTCAATCATTGTCGCCAATTTGGGCAAAGCCGGCGGTCTTCTGCCGCTGATCCAGCCCTTTGCGGCTCTGTATGTGCTGATTCTGGCGATTCTCGGACCGCTTCTCACCAAAGAAAGCAAACATGTTTATAAGCTGCTGAACCGGATCTTCAAATGGGAGAAACGAAATCGGACGGAGGAGAAAGCAGCCTTAGGCGATGAACCAGCCGGCTAAGGCCTAGCTCAATACAGTTCCAGAACAATTCAATTTATTCAGCTCCTGAATAAATAAGCTCCTGAAGTTTCTGGATCCCGCTTCCTGCTCCGCCACTGGGAGGCTTATCATGGATACATTCCCGAATCCGGGTGAACTTTCCCCGATCGAAGCTTTGGAGACAACGGACGGCGAACCATTCATAGGGTTCATCTTTGTTGTAGCCGTTCTACTCTTCGTTTATATTTGCATGATCAAAAAGGCAGGCTTCGCCGCCCCCAAAACGGCGCGCATCTACTGCCACCAGCATACTGAGGTCGCTTTAGCAATCAAACAAAGGTTAAACCGCGAGGCCCGGTTAATTTCTCCACCGTCACAATCAGGCTCCAAAGCCCTGCTCTGCTGCGACACCAACCGGCTCGAAATCACCAGGCTTGCGGCCGTGGCTAAGCTGGCTGACCCGGCTTGCGATATCGAAATAACCGACTATTGAGTTCACGTCGTTCTAACTCTGTTAGAAACAAGTTGACAGAAACAAATCAAAACACGCTTGCTTGGGCCGATAGCCGTGCTTCAAGCAAGCGTGTTTTTTGGGGGGAAATGTACTTTGGAGCTTATATCCTTAAATTATTATCTTTACATCTTTATCTTACTGCCAGTATCAACACGGTATTGCGCTGCTTCAATCCACTGGCCCGCGGCAAAATCCCGCCCTTTAACCCGAACATGATCCGGATAAACCTCGACAAAAAATCCCTGACTCCCGGCCTTATGTTCATCTTCATCCGTCCACAAGTAAGCCACGGAGGCTGCGTTTAACATATGAGGCAGCTGCCCGCTTCCGCCGTCGAAATGGCAGTTGGGCGCTTCCATCTCCCAGTGAGTATGTCCGGTGAACAGAATAACTTGCGGATGTTTGGCCAATACGGCCTTCAGCTCTTGATCTTCCGTCACCCCGTACCATTCCTGTGCTTCATAAGAGCCCGAGGTGGTATTCATCAAAGGCTGGTGCAGAAATACAAAAACCGGCTTCCCCTCTTCAGCCTGCTCTTCCAGCTTTAGGTCCAGCCATTCAAGCTGCTCCGCCGATAAAGAGCAAAAGGTCATTAAACCCTTTTCCGTTCCCAGAAAAATAAAATGATGCCCCTTGATCCAATGGTCATGGTAAGGCCCCGGCATAGCCGTTGCGGCCAGAAATTTATCCAGACGGTCCGGCCAGACGCCGATTCCCAGACCCACATCATGGTTGCCCGTGGTGGATATAGGAAGGGGCAGCGTCCCGGCATGACGTCTCCAAATACGCTGCCATTCTTCATATTCCAGAGGAGAACCGTGATCGGTAACGTCTCCGACGTGCATGATTCCGTCCGTATCCGGCGCCTGTTCGGCAATATCCAGCAGCGCACGTTCCAGATTTTTATTGTAGGTATGACCGGGATCTTCCGTCACATGGGTATCGGTTATGACCTGAAAGGATAATAGAGGTCCTCCGTCTGCTCCAGCTGGATGGTTCGTTCTATCTATCATAATCGATCAGCCTCCTTTAATACTCATGTTTAAACCTACTATCCCGACAACAATGATAATGATCCATAACATTGCAGATAACGGCAGTTTCTCTTGAAACACGATAACTCCCGCCAGGGAGATCAAAACAATTCCGATGCCCGACCATGTTGCGTATACGATGCTGATCTTCATGTATTTCAGCGCATAATTCAAAAATGTAAAACTCGCTCCATAGAAAATAAACATCAGCATGGAAGGAATCCACCGGGCGAAGCCGTTCGACAGCTTCATGGACAATGTACCAGAGAGCTCCAGGACAATGGCCAATAGTAAGAACAACCACCCCATACCTTTTCCACCTTCCAGCACTTATCTCACTTGTTCTTTCAGGAACTCCAGCTCCGAATAGGATCTGATCACCCAATCAGCCTCCTGGAATTCTCCTCTACTCATGCCCTTGGGACTACCGCTGATATCAAGGCCAACCGCTAATGCTCCTGCAGCTTTGCCCATCATCATATCTCCGTTTGTATCGCCGATCACGACGGAGGTTTCCGGGCGAATACCCATTCTCCGGCAGGCTTCTTCCACCATATCCGGGAAGGGTTTACTTTGCTGAACCTGATCAGCTCCCATGCACACCGAGAAATAACAGCTAATACCCAGCCAATCCAGATGCTTAACTGCGGCAGCCGTTTCATCGGAGGTAACCAGCCCAACCGGCACTCCCGCTTCCCGGCAGTTCTCCAGAAACTCCAGCACGCCCGGCAGCAGCCGCACGGCTTTCTCCTGTTCAAGCGCAGTATCTGCCTCCAACCGGCACCGGGCGGCGAGCCTCTTGGCTTCTGCCCAGGACAGGCCTCTTCGAAAGCCTTCCCACGCCAGCAGCGTTAGAAGCTCCTCAAGGGTCCCCATGGAGAGGGGGCCGTTGCGGTCATAACCGCTGACGGCCCCTTGCTCATTTTTCCGAATTCCCCATCCGGCCAACATCCCGCTCACCAGAGGTTCTAACTGCCTTGCTTCCAGCTCCCTGGAGAATCGGGCGAGCAAAAGCTCGCCCCATCGTGCCCAGGTATACACAAAATCAAGAATGGTGCCGTCCTTATCAAGCAGAACGGCCTGAATCTTATAAACCTGTCCGCCAACCTTTACTTTAGGCATGGATGTTTCCTTCCGAGAGATATATGATTTCACTCTTTATTTGTTTAAAGCATCAAGCGCACGCTGTGCCGTCTCTTTGGCTTCCTTTAGCGCCTTCTCTGCCGGCGTATTGCCAATTTCTACTTTGTCCGCCGCAATCTTCAGGGCATCCACAATTTTTCCGCCGGTTGGATCCTGGAACGGTTCGGAACCATGCGTAGCTTGCTTAAGCGGAATCGTTGCCTGCGGATTTTGTTCACTATAGGCTACGAAATCCGGATTCTCAAGCGCAGACTGACGCACAGCAATGTATCCGGTATTCATCGACCAGAACGCCGTATTCTCCGGACTCATGAAGAACGTAAACCATTTTATCGCTGCCTGCTGCTGCTCCGGACTGGCTTTTGCCGGAATGCCTGCCAGAATGGCCTGAGCCACCGGCTTACCTGGACCTACACCTTCCCACCCCGGCTGTTCCATAGCGGCTACGACATTAAAGTCAAGATCGCCTTGGTCACCGCTGGAACCGGTATATCCGGCAGCTTGTCCTTTCATGACGTCATCAATCGTCTTATACCAATATTCCCAGCCTTGGCCGCCTGAATGGATACGCATGATTTTGTCTTCAAAAATCCACTTGCGGAACATATCCCAGGTTTCGATCCATTCCGGAGAATCGATCAGTACCGTTTTGCCGTCATCACTGATGATCTTACCACCTTTGCTGTATACCGCATCTATCAGGTTATCCGCGCCCCACATCGGTTCCCAGCCATAGAAGGTGGTTTTGTCTCCTTCTTTGACCGTCATTTTTGCAGCCGCTTCTCCAAGCTTCTCCCAGGTCGTCAGCTCTTCCGGTTTGATTCCGTTTTTCTCCAAAGCGTCCTTCCGGAAATACATCACCTGCGTAGTCCCGTACATCGGCAGGAAATATTGTTTCCCGTCTACCTTGCCTTGCTCAAGGAATGTCTGTACGACATCACTCGCATTAAAATCAGAATCTGCCGCGAGCAGATCATCCAGCGAGGCGTAATATCCTTTACGCGCCCAGTCGACGTTAGAGGACAAGACCGCTGCCGGAACGTTACCTGAGGCAATCGCCGCCTGAAGTTTCTGCTCCGTCTCGGAATAATCAGCCTGAACTACCGGCTTTACGATCACTTCCTGCTGGGAAGCGTTAAATTTATCGATTAAGGTCTGCATATTCTCACCCAGCTTGCCGCCAAGTCCATACCAGAATTCAATAGTAACGGGTTCCTTGGCAGGCTCGGTGGATGCCCCTCCGTTCGAACCGGTATTGGACGAGCTTGACTCTGTACCCGCTGCATCAGCTTGTCCGGCGTTGGCCCCTGAATGGGAACCGCAAGCTGCCAGGGAGAACACCGATAACAGCAGCAGCAAACTCAACAATGATTTTTTCAACTTCATCTCTTTTTTCCCTCCACTAATCTTTTTTTTTGCAAAACCGACGTAATAGCTTGGCTGGAAGCCGGGGATTAGTCCCCTTAACCTTTGGTAGCACCGGCAGACAGGTTAACGCTTCGCATGATGGTGTTCTGTGTAAAGGTAAACAGAATCAGCAGAGGAATAATGGTAAAGGCGCTTGCCGCCATAATGAGCGGCCACTTCAGCCCGTAAGCACCTCCCTCCACAAAAAAGCTGCGCAGGCCCGCCGATACGAGCTGCAGATTAGAGCTTTTGGTAATGAGCATCGGCCAGAAATAATTGTTGTACTGCTCGATGAAAGTAATCAATCCAAGTACGGAGAAAGATGCCCGCGTTAGTGGAAATAAAATCGTACTCAGGATTCGGAAATGGGAAGCTCCGTCTACCTGTCCCGCTTCAATCAATTCATGAGACACCTGCAGAAAGGCCTGACGGATCAGAAAGATCGAAAAGACACTTACGCAGTTGGATAAAATTAACCCGGTATAGGAATCCAGCAGTCCGAGTTTGCTCAATACGATATATCCAGGCAAGTAGACCGCAGTGGCGGGAATCATATATCCCAATAACACAATAGCCGTAAAAAAACCCTTCAGCCGGAACTTCATATGGGTCAGCGCATAAGCCATCATTCCCGAGTTCACCACCTGCAGGATGACGATAGAAACGGCCACAAAGACGCTGTTCAGGATATAACGGTCAAAAGCGGCTGCGTGCCAGGCTTCGGCAAATTGTTCCCATCTCGGCTGGTGCGGCCATAAGGTCGGGGGGAACTGCCAGATTTCATCGTTATTTTTTAAGGCGCTGGTAGCCATCCAATAGAATGGAAATGCCATAACCACCGAAGCAATGGCCAGCATGAAATGATTGAGAGATTTACCCAAGATTTTGTATCCCGTCATGGTTGTTTGCTCACTCCTTTCTAACAGACTTACGAATAATGCACGGTCCGGCGCCCCACCCAGAAAGAAAGCAGCGACAGGACAATACACCCGCCAACCAAGGTGACAGCTACTGAGGAAGCTTGGCCGATTTGAAATGACTCGAAGGCAGACTGATAATAGAGATACAGAAGCGTCCGGGTCGATCCGGCCGGTCCGCCTTGGGTGAGCACATTGATCTGATCATATGCTTGTATGGACTGGATCAGCTGCATGATCACCAGGAAGAAGGTAATCGGCGAGATCAGCGGCAGGGTTACATGCCAGAAACGGCGTACCCGGTTTGCCCCATCAAGCCCGGCGGCTTCCAGCAGATCCTTAGGAACATTCCGGAGCGCAACCAGATAGAAGACCATGGCCCAGCCGGCCGACTTCCAAATCGTAACCAGCAAAATGCCGACCAATGCCCAGTTGGAATCTTCCAGCCAACGTACTCCGGAGAACCCCACAGCCTTCAATAAGGTATTGGCCAGTCCAACATCCGGTTCAAAAATCCATGACCAAACGATCGAAACAGCAACCGTTGGGGTCACCCATGGCGAGAACAATAACACCCGGTAAATCGGGCCGCCTTTGATCTTTCCGTTTAGCAGAAGGGCCAGCCCGAGTCCCACGACCACAATCGGTATGACACTGCCCAGGCAAAACAAAATGGTGACTCTGAGCGATTGATAGAATGCCGGGTCCGCGAACAGCTCCTTGAAATTCCCCAGACCTACAAAGGTCTTGACAGGACTCATAAAATCCCATTCCATAAAACTTAGGTAGAAGACGTACCCAAGGGGGAAAAACCAGAACAACGCTAACGGAACCATAGCCGGTAAGGTAAAGAGCAGTGCTTTCAGCTCTTCTACCCATCTGAATCTTTTCATCTCTTCTCCTCTTGTTCAGTATTTTTTGAATATTATCTTTAAACAAGCTTTTTAACGCCATATTTCTTGTTTGTTCAAAAAATATTGTACGTTCATTCTTAGAGACAAGGGTTATCTCTACGTGAAAGTTAGATCAATTTTGTGTAAAATTTAGGAGTAGCAGGTGACTGCATTTTACCCAAGGCGGTGGAATTGTGAAGAAAGATCACTCCGGAAAAATGAAAGAGCCCTCCAGTCCTTCTGAAGAGCTCCGTTCAAAAGTCATAGACGCCATTGCCCAAACGATGGATTTGTATGGTGCCAATTATTCATATGGGCAGCTTTACGGCATTATGTTTTTTGAAGATCGTCCTATGACGCTCGAGGAAATGCAGGAATACATGAACATGAGCAAGAGCAGCATGAGTTATGCAGTCCGCTCTCTGATGGAATCCAGAATGGTGTCCAAGCTTGACGAGAAAGAGGAACGGAAAGATTTATATGTAGCGGAGACGGACTTTTTCAAAGCGTTCCAGTCCTTTTTTACAACCAAGCTGCAGCGGGAAATCGATGTCATGAGGCAAGTTATTTCCGAGGTCAGCCCCCAGCTGTCCGAAATCATTTTGGATATTGATACGCCGGAAGCCGAGCGGCAAGCCGGTTTAAAAGATCTGCACAAGCTGCGACACGCCGCCAACTACTATGAATGGCTGCAGCAATTTGTCGACGGCCTGCAGAACGGAACTTATTTTGATGATCTAAAACAAAGAGCTGTGGCGCTTAAACCTGATTCATCTAAAGCTGACTCCCTTTCAACCCTGACTCCAGATCCACATGAGGCTGATCCCCGGAATCTTCATTAATCCTCCCCCCCCCGCCTTCAAGTCTTGCAAAAAGAATAAGCCTTCAAGATCGCAAGCTGCGATTTTGAAGGCTTTGTTGTATAAGTTCTCTGTTTCAAGCACTGCTGTCCAGGTCACAGGCTCCCCATCTAATCAGCTAAATAATCGCGGGCAAAGATCAAAAACACGCTGGTGGTCCAGGTATAGCCGTTATCCCTAAGCGGGTGTCCGTCCAAAGCGCTGTAGTTCTCCGCAAAGCCGGCGCGAACGCAGTTGTCGCAAAACGTCCGGGCATTTTCCCGCGCTTCCTGTTCACGGCCGTTGATCCGCAAAATTTCGGACAGGATGTAGGCGAGCGGCGGCCAAACAGCGCCCCGCCAGTAGCCGTCCTCCACGAAATAAACGCTGTCCACGGCTTCGGAAGCAAAACCAAACGCGGTCTGGAAGCGCCCCGGCGAAAGCAGGTCCTCCAGCATGCTGCGCCGCAGTTCTTCCGGCAGCCTTTCGCCAAGCAGCAGCGGGACGAACAGCAGCAGGCTGTTCGAGCCGGTTCGGATGTTTTCCGGCACTTTTAACGCCGTAAAACGATCTCCTTCCACCAGAACATCCAGCATGGCCGCCAGCAGGCTGTCTGCTTTCGCGTTCCATTCGTCTGCCTCGTCCGGCTTTCCGAGCTGGAGCGCCATACGTTTCAGGAAATCCATCTGCAGGATCAGCCAGGTGCAAAGATCGGGTGATTGGATCGGCACGCCGGCTGCAAACGCCGTTCCGTTATCCCAGCCGGAATCGTTCCCGTGGTGGTACAGCGGCAGGCCGTCTTCACCGGTCCGGAAATCAAGCCACCAGCGGGTCAGCCGGGACACCGAGCCATACAAGGTTTCCAGAACCTCCTGCGGGGGAACTGCAAATTCCAGCATGCGGTCCAATATGAATCCTTGAACCGGCGGTTTTACAAAGCCGCGGATCAGCTTCCGGGCATTAAAGCAGTCCGGATAAGCCCCGTCTTCGTCCTGAACGTGCACCATCGCCAGAAACTGGTCGTAAGCGAGCTGCTCCCAGCCCTGGCACATCGCCAGCGCGTTAAACGCATAATCCCAGCTCCAGATGAAATTCATATACGATTTGGTCATAAGCATGGCAGGGGCTTTGACATACCCTTCCGGCTCCACGACCGAAGACCAGTTGATGTACAAAGCCAGCTCAGCTGCTTCCCTGTAAACCTCGGGCAGCTTCGGCATCTGCCCCAAAAATTGCGAAAATGCTTGTTCTTTCGCTGCCCGATTATCCTCGTAAGGGAGGTACGGTTTGGGCCGGTAAGTCAAATCGAACCGCTGAACTTGAAAATCGACGCGGCCGGTCTCATCCGGAACGATCCGCAGCCGGATCGCGTCATCCCCGGTCCCTCGCGGACTCCACACGGACTCATTGACCACCCGCCCGGCCCGGACAATCACCATGAGAGATGAGGTATCCCCTGCCAGCTCCCACAGATCCTCCCGCCGGTACACGGCGCGGTTGTATCCGCCGAGCTCCGCTTTCGTGATTTGCACCCCGCAGTTGCCGGTAAAATGGACGTTGTCGGCATCCTGATAGCAGAAACGGAGCTGCCGTTCTCCGGCGTTTAGCGTGCATTCGGCCGGTGTTCCGGTCGCTTCGTAAGGAAGCTCGGAACCCGACTCATCTTCCAGGAGCAGCGGATACATGTCCTGCCGCTCGAATTCCCCATGCAAAATGCGGAGGCAAACCTTTTGGCTGAAGGGGCTGTTTTGATCAAAAGGATAAGAAAAAGCCAAATAAGAGCCATAAGTACTGAACGACTGTTCGCGCAGATCAAACTTCATCGGCTTCAGCCCTTCGGCTTGGCGGATACGGTATGCGTTTCTCCCTCGGCAACCTGAACGGTAACAGAGGAGAACGTTTCGCCAAGCAGCGTAGTTACGGTCTGGGCGGGAACCGCCTCGCCGTTATGGTATAAAACATCGGCTTTCCCAGGAAAAGATGCCTTCCAAAGGAGCGTTTCCCCTTGCTCAAGGGTCAGTTCCGTTGATTCCTCTTTCAGGTGACGGACTTTGGCCGTGCGACCCAGGACGGGTACCCCGCTCACTTCCGCC
Encoded proteins:
- a CDS encoding ABC transporter substrate-binding protein; this translates as MKLKKSLLSLLLLLSVFSLAACGSHSGANAGQADAAGTESSSSNTGSNGGASTEPAKEPVTIEFWYGLGGKLGENMQTLIDKFNASQQEVIVKPVVQADYSETEQKLQAAIASGNVPAAVLSSNVDWARKGYYASLDDLLAADSDFNASDVVQTFLEQGKVDGKQYFLPMYGTTQVMYFRKDALEKNGIKPEELTTWEKLGEAAAKMTVKEGDKTTFYGWEPMWGADNLIDAVYSKGGKIISDDGKTVLIDSPEWIETWDMFRKWIFEDKIMRIHSGGQGWEYWYKTIDDVMKGQAAGYTGSSGDQGDLDFNVVAAMEQPGWEGVGPGKPVAQAILAGIPAKASPEQQQAAIKWFTFFMSPENTAFWSMNTGYIAVRQSALENPDFVAYSEQNPQATIPLKQATHGSEPFQDPTGGKIVDALKIAADKVEIGNTPAEKALKEAKETAQRALDALNK
- a CDS encoding MGH1-like glycoside hydrolase domain-containing protein; its protein translation is MKFDLREQSFSTYGSYLAFSYPFDQNSPFSQKVCLRILHGEFERQDMYPLLLEDESGSELPYEATGTPAECTLNAGERQLRFCYQDADNVHFTGNCGVQITKAELGGYNRAVYRREDLWELAGDTSSLMVIVRAGRVVNESVWSPRGTGDDAIRLRIVPDETGRVDFQVQRFDLTYRPKPYLPYEDNRAAKEQAFSQFLGQMPKLPEVYREAAELALYINWSSVVEPEGYVKAPAMLMTKSYMNFIWSWDYAFNALAMCQGWEQLAYDQFLAMVHVQDEDGAYPDCFNARKLIRGFVKPPVQGFILDRMLEFAVPPQEVLETLYGSVSRLTRWWLDFRTGEDGLPLYHHGNDSGWDNGTAFAAGVPIQSPDLCTWLILQMDFLKRMALQLGKPDEADEWNAKADSLLAAMLDVLVEGDRFTALKVPENIRTGSNSLLLFVPLLLGERLPEELRRSMLEDLLSPGRFQTAFGFASEAVDSVYFVEDGYWRGAVWPPLAYILSEILRINGREQEARENARTFCDNCVRAGFAENYSALDGHPLRDNGYTWTTSVFLIFARDYLAD
- a CDS encoding GbsR/MarR family transcriptional regulator produces the protein MKEPSSPSEELRSKVIDAIAQTMDLYGANYSYGQLYGIMFFEDRPMTLEEMQEYMNMSKSSMSYAVRSLMESRMVSKLDEKEERKDLYVAETDFFKAFQSFFTTKLQREIDVMRQVISEVSPQLSEIILDIDTPEAERQAGLKDLHKLRHAANYYEWLQQFVDGLQNGTYFDDLKQRAVALKPDSSKADSLSTLTPDPHEADPRNLH
- a CDS encoding carbohydrate ABC transporter permease; the protein is MKRFRWVEELKALLFTLPAMVPLALFWFFPLGYVFYLSFMEWDFMSPVKTFVGLGNFKELFADPAFYQSLRVTILFCLGSVIPIVVVGLGLALLLNGKIKGGPIYRVLLFSPWVTPTVAVSIVWSWIFEPDVGLANTLLKAVGFSGVRWLEDSNWALVGILLVTIWKSAGWAMVFYLVALRNVPKDLLEAAGLDGANRVRRFWHVTLPLISPITFFLVIMQLIQSIQAYDQINVLTQGGPAGSTRTLLYLYYQSAFESFQIGQASSVAVTLVGGCIVLSLLSFWVGRRTVHYS
- a CDS encoding carbohydrate ABC transporter permease, which codes for MTGYKILGKSLNHFMLAIASVVMAFPFYWMATSALKNNDEIWQFPPTLWPHQPRWEQFAEAWHAAAFDRYILNSVFVAVSIVILQVVNSGMMAYALTHMKFRLKGFFTAIVLLGYMIPATAVYLPGYIVLSKLGLLDSYTGLILSNCVSVFSIFLIRQAFLQVSHELIEAGQVDGASHFRILSTILFPLTRASFSVLGLITFIEQYNNYFWPMLITKSSNLQLVSAGLRSFFVEGGAYGLKWPLIMAASAFTIIPLLILFTFTQNTIMRSVNLSAGATKG